One genomic region from Nostoc sp. C052 encodes:
- a CDS encoding 2Fe-2S iron-sulfur cluster-binding protein: protein MRFVLRRRKLGQLMIISTVAATISNFVDKAVAQTQVKKTTPMLATSTPETVKVTLQVNRTPHSLQIEPRVTLLDALREYLGLIGTKKGCDHGQCGACTVLVDGQRINSCLTFAIMHTDAKITTIEGLEQGNNLHPMQAAFLSRDAFQCGYCTPGQICSAVGLVNEGHVKADTDIRELMSGNICRCGAYPNIVAAVRDVLEGKKDAAV, encoded by the coding sequence ATGAGGTTTGTCCTAAGACGCCGCAAGTTAGGTCAATTGATGATTATCAGCACAGTAGCAGCGACGATCAGTAATTTTGTAGATAAAGCTGTAGCACAAACTCAAGTAAAAAAAACTACTCCAATGCTGGCAACTTCGACACCTGAAACTGTGAAGGTGACGCTACAAGTGAATAGAACACCACATAGTTTGCAAATTGAACCGCGTGTTACCTTACTTGATGCACTTCGGGAATATCTAGGATTAATTGGTACTAAAAAAGGTTGCGATCATGGTCAGTGTGGTGCCTGCACGGTGCTGGTTGATGGGCAACGCATTAATTCGTGCCTGACATTTGCGATTATGCACACCGACGCAAAAATCACAACTATTGAAGGGTTGGAACAAGGAAACAATCTGCATCCAATGCAAGCTGCGTTTCTATCCCGCGATGCGTTTCAGTGTGGCTACTGCACGCCAGGACAGATTTGTTCGGCAGTGGGTTTGGTGAACGAGGGACACGTTAAGGCGGATACCGATATTCGCGAACTGATGAGCGGCAATATCTGCCGTTGCGGTGCTTATCCAAATATCGTGGCTGCTGTCCGCGATGTCTTAGAGGGAAAAAAAGATGCAGCCGTTTAG